From the Leptolyngbya sp. O-77 genome, one window contains:
- a CDS encoding pentapeptide repeat-containing protein: MMRGFYSGLVLRVGGAEVWQVLQPLISSGWRMLGWSLVLVGAIALLSPAPAQALDYNRENLVDADFSGRDLTDSSFTKANLRNANLSHTQLQGVSFFAANLESANLEAANLTNATLDSARLVEANLKNAILEGAFAFNARFEGAIIDGADFTDVLLREDMQDKLCAVAQGTNPVTGRNTRDTLNCF; this comes from the coding sequence ATGATGCGTGGGTTTTATTCGGGTTTGGTGCTGCGTGTCGGTGGCGCTGAGGTTTGGCAGGTGTTGCAACCCCTGATTTCGTCTGGCTGGCGGATGCTGGGGTGGAGCCTGGTGCTGGTGGGGGCGATCGCCCTACTTTCTCCAGCTCCGGCTCAGGCGCTCGACTACAACCGCGAAAACCTCGTCGATGCTGACTTTTCGGGGCGCGACCTCACCGACTCCAGCTTTACTAAGGCTAACCTCCGCAACGCAAACCTCAGCCACACCCAACTTCAGGGTGTCAGCTTTTTTGCGGCAAATCTGGAGAGCGCCAACCTGGAAGCAGCTAACTTGACCAACGCCACCCTCGATTCGGCCCGCTTGGTCGAAGCTAACCTCAAAAACGCCATTCTGGAAGGCGCATTTGCCTTTAACGCCCGATTCGAGGGTGCAATCATCGACGGGGCAGATTTTACCGATGTCCTGCTGCGCGAAGATATGCAGGACAAGCTCTGTGCGGTGGCTCAGGGCACGAATCCGGTCACCGGGCGCAACACCCGCGACACGCTGAATTGTTTCTAG
- the hetZ gene encoding heterocyst differentiation protein HetZ encodes MEAIFNLVFNELKQSTRASEQNCRDVTSRITGEVARICSESKRIQSSGEVEAWSIALARHRLKQCLKYYQLGSRRGRVDLHSTLSAVVYRYITPPQVQSSYQARLGLIEDFLQIFYIEAINAFRRENQLSPTYSPRTALELAEYMAFAERYGKRRIPLPGRRSQQLIILRAQTFSQQQPPETMVDMEQAAEGATGETDQSRSGAPMQQVREQMVAQEPEVEEDSLRHTVVAELLSYLEERQQKDCADYFTLRLQDLPTQEIEKILGLTPRQRDYLQQRFKYHLIRFALSHHWELVHQWLEADLERNLGLTPQQWDELLSRLSTTQQEMLKLKQQGRPDGAIAQSLGCTATQVQKQWSKLLELAWEIRNNVVSGAGVIGDE; translated from the coding sequence GTGGAGGCTATTTTTAACCTGGTTTTTAACGAGCTGAAGCAAAGCACCCGTGCGTCTGAGCAAAACTGCCGCGACGTGACCTCCCGCATTACCGGAGAGGTCGCCCGCATTTGTTCAGAAAGCAAGCGCATTCAGTCGTCCGGAGAGGTCGAAGCCTGGTCAATCGCCCTTGCTCGCCACCGACTCAAGCAGTGTTTGAAATATTACCAGCTTGGGTCGCGCCGGGGTCGGGTTGACCTGCACAGCACCCTCAGCGCCGTGGTCTATCGCTACATCACGCCGCCCCAGGTGCAATCCAGCTATCAGGCGCGACTAGGGCTGATCGAAGATTTTCTGCAAATCTTTTATATCGAAGCCATCAACGCCTTCCGGCGCGAAAACCAACTTTCCCCCACCTACAGTCCGCGCACAGCGCTGGAACTGGCAGAATACATGGCTTTTGCCGAGCGCTATGGCAAGCGGCGGATTCCGCTGCCGGGTCGCCGCAGTCAGCAGTTGATCATTCTGCGGGCGCAGACCTTTTCGCAGCAGCAGCCGCCTGAAACGATGGTGGACATGGAGCAGGCGGCCGAAGGCGCAACTGGGGAAACCGACCAGTCGCGCAGCGGCGCGCCCATGCAGCAGGTGCGGGAACAGATGGTCGCCCAGGAGCCAGAGGTCGAAGAAGATTCCCTGCGGCATACTGTCGTCGCAGAACTGTTGAGTTATCTAGAAGAGCGCCAGCAAAAAGACTGTGCCGACTATTTCACGCTCCGGCTCCAGGATTTGCCGACGCAGGAAATCGAAAAAATTCTGGGACTTACGCCCCGCCAGCGCGACTATTTGCAGCAGCGGTTCAAATATCACCTGATTCGCTTTGCCCTGTCGCATCACTGGGAACTGGTGCATCAATGGCTAGAGGCAGACCTAGAGCGAAATCTGGGGCTAACGCCGCAGCAGTGGGACGAATTGCTCAGCCGCCTCAGCACGACCCAACAGGAAATGCTAAAACTCAAACAGCAGGGCAGACCCGACGGGGCGATCGCCCAATCTCTCGGCTGCACGGCAACCCAAGTGCAAAAACAATGGTCTAAATTGCTAGAACTTGCTTGGGAAATTCGTAACAATGTTGTGTCCGGAGCAGGAGTAATCGGGGATGAATAG
- a CDS encoding aspartate/glutamate racemase family protein gives MRLHVINPNTSRDMTYSIEQIATANVSGETEVLTTCPAHGPASIESYYDEYLAIPHVLAEVQRTKATTDGYVLACWGDPGLDAVREVTTKPVVGIAEASMYAANAIAPRWSVVTTLRRSHHMVEAIVKKTGLMERCASIRCVDMPVLACEANPDAVMEGLVHLGKLALADDGAEAIILGCAGMGGMAEYLSEELGAPCVDPVAAGVRFAEMLVNLNLQTSKWLTYKFPEKKLFK, from the coding sequence ATGCGCCTCCACGTCATCAACCCCAACACCAGCCGCGACATGACCTACTCCATCGAGCAGATTGCGACGGCGAACGTTTCTGGAGAAACAGAAGTCCTCACCACCTGCCCGGCCCACGGCCCCGCCTCGATCGAGAGCTACTACGACGAATACCTGGCGATTCCCCATGTGCTGGCGGAGGTGCAGCGCACAAAGGCAACGACCGACGGCTATGTGCTGGCGTGCTGGGGCGATCCGGGACTGGATGCGGTGCGCGAAGTGACGACCAAGCCCGTGGTTGGCATTGCCGAAGCGTCGATGTATGCGGCAAATGCGATCGCCCCCCGCTGGTCGGTCGTGACGACGCTGCGCCGCAGTCACCACATGGTCGAGGCGATTGTGAAAAAGACAGGACTGATGGAGCGCTGCGCCTCGATCCGCTGTGTGGATATGCCCGTGCTGGCGTGCGAAGCAAACCCCGATGCGGTGATGGAAGGACTGGTTCACCTAGGCAAACTGGCGCTAGCCGATGATGGCGCAGAGGCGATTATCCTGGGCTGCGCGGGCATGGGCGGCATGGCGGAGTATCTGAGCGAGGAACTGGGCGCACCGTGCGTCGATCCGGTGGCGGCGGGCGTGCGCTTTGCCGAAATGCTGGTAAATCTAAACCTGCAAACCAGCAAGTGGTTAACCTACAAATTTCCAGAAAAAAAGCTTTTCAAGTAA
- the hpxO gene encoding FAD-dependent urate hydroxylase HpxO, which produces MQNLKAIVIGAGIGGLTAGIALQQAGYEVEIYDRVKEMRPVGAGISVWSNGVKVLNRLGLGDRMASIGGIMNRMQYHTKAGELLNHIELAPLIHKVGQRPYPVARRDLQMMLMEAFPGKIHLDCRCIGVEEDDHGVTVQFANGREARGDFLVAADGIRSVLRSYVVGREVEPQYVGYVNWNGLVPADADLAPPESWVIYVGEHKRASMMPVAGDRLYFFLDVPLPKGTPADPANYRDELKAHFAGWADPVQRLIDRFDPFAVARPEIHDVGPIDRYVRGRVALLGDAAHATCPDLGQGGCQAMEDALVLANYLLTTNISIEYALKRYESERMARANAVVEKARKRAEQIHGKDPAVTQQWYRQLATEKPTDVTDAISKVILAGPLR; this is translated from the coding sequence ATGCAAAACCTGAAGGCGATCGTGATCGGGGCTGGGATTGGTGGCTTGACGGCTGGCATCGCCCTGCAACAAGCCGGATATGAGGTGGAAATCTATGACCGCGTGAAGGAAATGCGCCCAGTGGGGGCGGGAATTTCCGTCTGGTCGAACGGCGTGAAAGTGCTGAACCGTCTGGGGTTGGGCGATCGCATGGCTAGCATTGGCGGCATCATGAACCGGATGCAGTATCACACCAAGGCGGGAGAACTGCTCAACCATATCGAGCTTGCGCCGCTGATCCACAAGGTGGGGCAACGCCCCTATCCGGTTGCCCGCCGCGATTTGCAAATGATGCTGATGGAAGCCTTTCCCGGCAAAATTCACCTGGACTGTCGCTGCATCGGCGTGGAGGAAGACGACCACGGCGTGACGGTGCAGTTTGCCAACGGGCGCGAGGCGCGGGGCGATTTTCTGGTGGCGGCGGACGGCATCCGCTCGGTGTTGCGGAGCTACGTGGTCGGGCGCGAGGTAGAGCCGCAATATGTGGGCTATGTGAACTGGAATGGACTGGTGCCTGCCGATGCTGATCTGGCTCCGCCGGAGAGTTGGGTAATTTACGTCGGCGAACACAAGCGGGCCTCGATGATGCCGGTAGCGGGCGATCGCCTCTATTTCTTCCTGGATGTGCCGCTGCCCAAGGGCACACCTGCCGATCCAGCAAATTATCGCGACGAGCTAAAGGCCCATTTCGCGGGCTGGGCCGACCCCGTGCAGCGGCTGATCGACCGCTTTGATCCCTTCGCCGTGGCGCGGCCCGAAATTCACGATGTCGGCCCGATCGACCGCTATGTGCGCGGGCGGGTAGCACTGCTGGGCGATGCCGCTCATGCGACCTGTCCTGATCTGGGTCAGGGCGGCTGTCAGGCGATGGAAGATGCGCTGGTGTTGGCAAACTATTTGCTGACCACGAATATCAGCATCGAGTATGCCCTGAAGCGTTACGAGTCGGAGCGCATGGCCCGCGCCAACGCGGTGGTAGAAAAGGCCCGCAAACGGGCCGAGCAAATCCACGGCAAAGACCCTGCCGTGACGCAGCAGTGGTATCGTCAACTGGCGACCGAAAAGCCGACCGACGTGACCGATGCCATTAGTAAGGTGATTTTGGCGGGGCCGCTGCGCTAG
- the ppsA gene encoding phosphoenolpyruvate synthase, producing the protein MVQLSERSVAMPHDQSLVLWFEDVGIHDIPLVGGKNASLGEMIRQLTSKGVRVPGGFATTAHAYRHFIQSAGLEDALHRLFATLDVDDVENLQTHGREARSLILNAPFPQDLEEAIAQAYTELCRRYGPETDVAVRSSATAEDLPDASFAGQQETYLNVHGIEAVLDACRHCFASLFTDRAISYRTTKGFDHFSVALSVGVQKMVRSDLAESGVMFSIDTESGFRDAALVTAAYGLGETVVQGSVNPDEYLVFKPTLREGFRPILAKRLGSKEIKMVYDTDGEHLTKTVPVEQTERDRFALSDDDILKLAEWACIIEDHYSQTHGTYTPMDMEWARDGITGELYIVQARPETVQSQKAQTVLRRYRLEREAGAKTEDTTYTHHEPLVTGRAVGEMIGQGRVRVILSPADIHTFQAGDVLVTSRTDPDWEPIMKKAGAIVTDQGGRTCHAAIIARELGIPAIVGCGNATQVLQTGQEVTVSCAQGEEGRVYAGFLPFQIEETPLEDLPRPRTQILMNVGNPEEAFRLSALPNDGVGLARFEFIIANHIRVHPLALLNYDQLPEDDEKAAIAQLTHLYDHKPDYFVDKLAQGVATIAAAFYPKPVVVRMSDFKSNEYANLLGGKSFEPHEENPMLGWRGAARYYDPKYRDGFALECEALKRVRNDMGLTNVIPMIPFCRTPEEGRKVMAELERNGLKRGENGLQVYVMCEVPSNVILANEFSEIFDGFSIGSNDLTQLTLGLDRDSALVANVFDERNEAVKTMIRVVIERAKANGRKIGICGQGPSDYPDFARFLVSQGIDSISLNPDTVVKTWLDVAQAEAG; encoded by the coding sequence ATGGTTCAGCTATCCGAACGCAGCGTCGCAATGCCGCACGATCAGAGTTTGGTGCTGTGGTTTGAGGATGTCGGCATTCACGATATTCCGCTGGTAGGCGGCAAAAATGCCTCGCTGGGAGAAATGATTCGTCAGCTCACCTCCAAGGGGGTGCGGGTGCCGGGTGGGTTTGCAACGACCGCCCATGCTTATCGCCATTTCATCCAGAGCGCAGGGCTAGAAGACGCGCTGCACCGCCTGTTTGCCACGCTGGATGTGGATGATGTAGAGAATTTGCAGACCCACGGGCGGGAAGCGCGATCGCTCATTCTCAACGCCCCCTTTCCCCAAGATTTGGAAGAGGCGATCGCCCAGGCCTACACCGAACTCTGCCGCCGCTACGGGCCCGAAACCGATGTCGCCGTGCGCTCTAGTGCCACTGCTGAGGACCTGCCCGATGCCAGCTTTGCCGGCCAGCAGGAAACTTATCTCAACGTCCACGGCATTGAGGCTGTGCTGGATGCCTGCCGCCACTGCTTTGCCTCCCTCTTTACCGATCGCGCCATTTCCTACCGCACCACCAAGGGCTTCGACCATTTCAGCGTAGCGCTGTCGGTGGGCGTACAGAAAATGGTGCGCTCTGACCTGGCAGAATCGGGCGTGATGTTTTCTATCGACACCGAGAGTGGCTTCCGCGATGCGGCACTGGTGACGGCAGCCTATGGTCTTGGCGAAACGGTGGTGCAGGGTTCCGTCAACCCGGACGAGTATCTGGTGTTTAAGCCGACGCTGCGAGAAGGGTTCCGACCGATTTTAGCTAAGCGACTGGGCAGTAAAGAAATCAAAATGGTCTACGACACCGACGGGGAACATCTAACCAAGACGGTGCCGGTGGAACAAACTGAGCGCGATCGCTTTGCCCTCAGCGACGACGACATTCTCAAGCTGGCGGAATGGGCCTGCATCATCGAAGACCACTATTCCCAAACCCACGGCACCTACACGCCGATGGACATGGAGTGGGCGCGAGACGGCATCACTGGAGAGCTATATATTGTGCAGGCGCGGCCAGAAACCGTGCAGTCGCAAAAAGCGCAGACCGTACTGCGGCGCTATCGCCTAGAGCGCGAGGCAGGCGCAAAAACCGAAGACACCACCTACACGCATCACGAGCCGCTGGTGACGGGTCGCGCTGTGGGCGAAATGATCGGCCAGGGCAGGGTGCGAGTCATTCTCAGTCCGGCGGATATTCACACGTTTCAGGCAGGCGATGTGCTGGTGACGAGCCGTACCGACCCAGACTGGGAGCCGATTATGAAAAAAGCAGGGGCGATCGTCACCGATCAGGGTGGCCGCACCTGCCACGCGGCGATTATTGCGCGGGAGTTGGGCATTCCGGCGATCGTCGGCTGCGGCAACGCGACTCAGGTCTTGCAAACGGGGCAAGAGGTGACGGTTTCCTGCGCTCAGGGCGAAGAAGGGCGCGTCTATGCTGGGTTCCTGCCGTTCCAGATTGAGGAAACGCCGCTCGAAGACCTGCCCCGCCCGCGCACGCAGATTCTCATGAATGTAGGCAATCCCGAAGAGGCGTTTCGCCTGTCGGCCCTGCCCAACGATGGCGTGGGTCTAGCCCGGTTCGAGTTCATCATTGCCAACCATATCCGTGTGCATCCGCTGGCGCTGCTGAACTATGATCAACTGCCAGAGGATGACGAAAAAGCGGCGATCGCCCAGCTCACCCATCTCTACGACCACAAGCCAGACTACTTTGTAGACAAGCTGGCCCAGGGCGTGGCCACCATCGCCGCCGCATTTTACCCGAAGCCCGTCGTGGTTCGCATGTCAGACTTCAAGAGCAACGAATACGCCAACCTGCTGGGCGGCAAGTCCTTTGAACCCCACGAAGAAAACCCGATGCTGGGCTGGCGCGGTGCAGCGCGGTATTACGACCCGAAATATCGTGACGGCTTTGCGCTGGAATGTGAGGCGCTGAAGCGCGTCCGCAACGACATGGGGCTAACCAACGTGATTCCCATGATTCCCTTCTGCCGCACGCCGGAGGAAGGACGCAAGGTGATGGCAGAACTGGAGCGCAACGGCCTAAAACGTGGCGAAAACGGCTTGCAGGTCTATGTCATGTGCGAAGTGCCCAGCAACGTTATTTTGGCAAACGAGTTCAGCGAAATCTTCGACGGCTTCTCGATCGGCTCCAACGACCTGACGCAGCTCACGCTGGGACTCGACCGCGACTCGGCGCTGGTAGCAAACGTGTTTGACGAGCGCAACGAAGCCGTGAAAACGATGATTCGCGTCGTGATTGAACGAGCCAAAGCCAACGGTCGCAAGATCGGCATCTGTGGACAAGGGCCGAGCGACTATCCCGACTTTGCCCGATTCCTCGTCAGCCAGGGCATCGACTCCATCAGCTTGAACCCGGATACGGTGGTGAAGACCTGGCTGGATGTGGCGCAGGCGGAGGCTGGCTAG
- the uraH gene encoding hydroxyisourate hydrolase has translation MAGKLTTHVLDTAHGRPAAQMAIALYAIHGGIHPNGDGRTLLKTVTTNADGRTDAPLLSDGNLKAGVYELVFSVADYFAQFPDALPEQPFLSQIPIRFGIADADAHYHVPLLVSPWSYSTYRGS, from the coding sequence ATGGCGGGTAAGCTTACGACTCATGTTTTGGACACGGCGCATGGCCGTCCGGCAGCGCAGATGGCGATCGCCCTCTACGCGATTCACGGCGGCATTCATCCGAATGGCGACGGCCGCACCCTGCTGAAAACTGTCACCACCAACGCCGACGGCCGCACCGACGCGCCCCTGCTCAGCGATGGCAACTTGAAGGCTGGTGTGTATGAACTCGTCTTCTCGGTTGCCGACTACTTTGCCCAATTTCCTGACGCACTGCCCGAACAGCCATTTCTCAGCCAGATTCCCATCCGCTTTGGCATTGCCGATGCCGACGCGCATTATCACGTCCCGCTGCTGGTGTCGCCGTGGTCATACAGCACCTATCGCGGAAGTTAA
- a CDS encoding YraN family protein: protein MPKPAPQPVPNPRSAAAGEFGLLAEALVAQWLIQQGATILQRRWRCRWGELDLIAQLPPTAKAAATLAFVEVKARQNAGWDAGGLLAVTPQKQAKLWQAAELFLGEYPELSTGNCRFDVALVWGRSRPMSPTRSAPAPHLHIPDSPIEPGQPVAIAHYTLTLQHYLPNAFSAI, encoded by the coding sequence ATGCCCAAGCCTGCTCCTCAGCCAGTCCCCAATCCTCGAAGCGCCGCAGCAGGCGAATTTGGGCTATTGGCCGAAGCGCTGGTGGCGCAATGGCTCATCCAGCAGGGCGCAACCATTTTGCAACGACGGTGGCGCTGTCGCTGGGGCGAACTGGATCTGATCGCCCAGCTACCGCCAACCGCAAAGGCTGCTGCTACGCTAGCGTTTGTCGAAGTGAAGGCGCGACAAAATGCGGGATGGGATGCGGGCGGGCTGCTGGCCGTGACCCCACAAAAACAGGCAAAGTTGTGGCAGGCGGCGGAGTTGTTTTTGGGAGAATATCCAGAATTATCCACAGGAAACTGCCGATTTGACGTGGCGCTGGTGTGGGGGCGATCGCGCCCCATGTCGCCCACCCGCTCAGCGCCTGCGCCCCACCTCCACATTCCAGACAGCCCCATCGAGCCGGGTCAACCCGTGGCGATCGCCCACTACACCCTCACCCTGCAACACTACCTCCCCAACGCCTTCAGCGCTATCTAG
- a CDS encoding S-methyl-5'-thioadenosine phosphorylase, with protein MTDVRIGIIGGSGLYKMEALKDVREVEVETPFGKPSDALIVGTLEGTPVAFLARHGRNHTLLPSELPFRANVYAMKSLGVEYLISASAVGSLQAEAKPLDMVLPDQFIDRTKGRVSTFFGEGIVAHIAFGDPVCKNLAAVLGEAIASLDLPDVRLHQGGTYVCMEGPAFSTRAESNLYRSWGATVIGMTNLPEAKLAREAEIAYATLALVTDYDCWHPDHDSVTVEMVISNLTKNAVNAQRVIQETVRRLAQNPPPSEAHHALKYAILTPLDKAPAETKARLELLLKKYLG; from the coding sequence ATGACAGATGTGCGAATTGGCATTATCGGCGGCAGCGGCCTCTACAAGATGGAGGCGCTGAAGGACGTGCGCGAAGTCGAAGTGGAAACGCCCTTTGGCAAGCCGTCGGACGCGCTGATTGTGGGCACGCTGGAGGGTACGCCCGTTGCCTTTTTGGCGCGGCACGGGCGCAACCACACGCTGCTGCCATCGGAACTGCCGTTTCGGGCAAATGTCTACGCCATGAAGTCGCTGGGTGTAGAATATCTGATCTCCGCGTCGGCGGTGGGGTCGCTGCAAGCAGAGGCAAAGCCGCTGGACATGGTGCTGCCAGATCAGTTTATCGATCGCACGAAGGGGCGAGTCTCGACCTTCTTTGGCGAAGGCATCGTGGCGCATATCGCTTTTGGCGATCCGGTGTGCAAGAACCTGGCGGCGGTGCTGGGCGAGGCGATCGCCTCCCTCGATCTGCCCGATGTAAGGCTACACCAGGGCGGCACCTACGTCTGCATGGAGGGGCCGGCCTTTTCTACTCGCGCCGAGTCGAACCTTTACCGAAGCTGGGGCGCAACGGTAATCGGCATGACCAACCTGCCCGAAGCCAAGCTGGCCCGCGAAGCCGAAATCGCCTACGCAACGCTGGCGCTGGTGACAGATTATGACTGCTGGCATCCTGACCACGACAGCGTGACCGTTGAAATGGTGATTAGCAACTTGACGAAAAATGCGGTGAATGCTCAGCGCGTGATTCAGGAAACCGTCCGCCGCCTGGCCCAAAATCCGCCGCCCTCGGAAGCCCACCACGCGCTGAAATACGCCATCCTCACCCCCTTGGATAAAGCCCCCGCCGAGACGAAAGCCAGGCTGGAACTGCTGCTGAAAAAGTATTTGGGCTAA
- the pflA gene encoding pyruvate formate-lyase-activating protein: MSITGRIHSIETCGTVDGPGLRVVVFTQGCPLRCLYCHNPDCREISGGTEVTADEIVAEIQKYRSYIRPPGGVTISGGEPLMQPEFVQEILQQCKALGIHTALDTSGYCPLAIAHPVLEFVDLVLLDIKSFNPSIYTQVTSVSLQPTLDFAQYLSDCRKPAWIRFVVVPGLTDNLDNVSGLAQFVARLKNVERIEIIPFHKMGEYKWQQLGYDYQLSSTPTPTLECIQAIRAQFQQVTPALVL; the protein is encoded by the coding sequence ATGTCAATCACCGGACGCATCCACTCCATCGAAACCTGTGGCACGGTCGATGGGCCCGGCCTTCGAGTCGTGGTGTTTACTCAGGGCTGTCCCCTGCGCTGCCTCTACTGCCACAACCCCGACTGCCGCGAGATATCGGGTGGCACTGAGGTCACTGCCGACGAAATCGTCGCCGAGATTCAGAAATATCGTTCTTACATTCGCCCGCCCGGTGGTGTGACCATTAGCGGCGGCGAGCCACTGATGCAGCCGGAGTTTGTGCAGGAGATTTTGCAGCAGTGCAAGGCGCTGGGCATTCACACCGCGCTGGATACGTCGGGCTACTGTCCGCTGGCGATCGCCCATCCAGTGCTAGAGTTTGTCGATCTAGTGCTGCTGGATATCAAATCATTCAATCCGTCGATTTATACTCAGGTAACCAGCGTTAGCCTCCAGCCCACCCTGGATTTCGCGCAATATCTCAGCGATTGCCGCAAGCCTGCCTGGATTCGCTTTGTGGTCGTGCCGGGTCTAACAGATAATCTAGATAATGTCTCCGGACTCGCCCAGTTTGTTGCCCGCTTAAAGAACGTGGAGCGAATAGAAATTATCCCTTTTCACAAAATGGGCGAATACAAGTGGCAACAGTTGGGCTACGACTATCAGCTCAGCAGCACCCCAACGCCAACGCTGGAGTGCATTCAGGCAATTCGGGCGCAGTTTCAGCAGGTCACGCCCGCGCTAGTGCTATGA
- a CDS encoding M16 family metallopeptidase — protein MTLKTHRARLALIPAVALALLLGLWSLFPTVAIARTAPRSEPLSIQPYIDRVVDRVTEFTLDNGMKFIVLERHQAPVISFMTYVNVGAAYEAEGKTGAAHFLEHLAFKGTTRLGTSDYAAERPLLARLDRLFDRIQAAKAAGQTGRAAELEEEFDRVRSQAAQYVRQNEYGQVVERAGGVGLNATTSADATRYFYSFPSNKLELWMSLESDRFLDPVFREFYEEKDVILEERRMRTDNSPIGKMVEAFLEAGFPDHPYGRPIIGYEEDIRNLTRRDIQDFFDTYYTPDRITMAVVGDVDPAEVKRLAEIYFGRFRTRSRAPNITAPAPNQTGPREVVLRQKTEPWYLVGYQRPASDDADNATYQILASVLTGGRTSRLYKSLVETGISLSTDVANGFPGDRYSNMMLFFAQTAPGHTIEEIAAILNAELDRLKTEPVAPEELERVKTQARAGMLQLLASGRGMASLLPEYEANTGDWRNLFEDLKAFESVTAEDVQRVAQSLFVPQKLTIGKLLPEE, from the coding sequence ATGACTTTGAAGACTCATCGGGCACGATTGGCCCTGATTCCTGCGGTTGCATTGGCCCTGCTGCTGGGCCTGTGGAGCCTGTTTCCGACCGTGGCGATCGCCCGCACGGCTCCCCGCTCTGAACCGCTGTCGATCCAGCCCTACATCGATCGGGTGGTCGATCGCGTCACCGAATTCACCCTCGACAATGGCATGAAATTCATCGTGCTAGAGCGGCATCAGGCTCCGGTGATTTCGTTCATGACCTATGTGAATGTGGGGGCAGCCTACGAAGCCGAAGGCAAGACCGGAGCCGCCCATTTCCTGGAGCATCTGGCATTCAAGGGCACAACGCGCCTGGGAACCAGCGACTACGCCGCCGAGCGGCCGCTGCTGGCTCGACTGGATCGGCTATTTGACCGCATCCAGGCGGCCAAGGCCGCAGGACAGACCGGCCGCGCCGCCGAGCTAGAGGAAGAGTTTGACCGAGTGCGATCGCAAGCCGCGCAGTACGTCCGCCAAAACGAATATGGGCAGGTGGTGGAACGGGCAGGCGGTGTCGGGCTAAATGCGACCACCTCCGCGGATGCAACGCGCTATTTTTACAGCTTTCCGTCCAACAAGCTGGAACTGTGGATGTCGCTGGAGTCCGACCGATTCCTTGATCCCGTCTTTCGTGAGTTTTACGAAGAAAAGGACGTAATCCTGGAAGAGCGGCGCATGCGGACGGACAACTCGCCCATCGGCAAGATGGTGGAAGCATTTCTAGAAGCGGGCTTTCCGGATCATCCCTATGGCCGCCCAATCATCGGCTACGAAGAAGATATTCGCAACCTGACCCGCCGAGATATTCAGGACTTTTTCGACACTTATTACACGCCAGACCGCATCACAATGGCGGTGGTGGGCGACGTTGATCCCGCCGAGGTGAAGCGGCTGGCAGAGATTTACTTTGGTCGCTTCCGCACCCGCAGCCGCGCCCCAAACATTACGGCTCCTGCGCCAAACCAGACTGGGCCGCGAGAGGTGGTGCTGCGACAAAAGACGGAACCCTGGTATCTGGTCGGCTATCAGCGCCCTGCTAGCGACGATGCCGACAATGCTACTTATCAGATTTTGGCCTCTGTGCTGACGGGTGGCCGCACCTCTCGGCTCTACAAATCGCTCGTGGAAACAGGCATCTCGCTGAGTACGGATGTGGCAAATGGCTTTCCGGGCGATCGCTATTCCAACATGATGCTGTTTTTTGCTCAAACTGCGCCGGGACACACCATCGAGGAAATCGCCGCCATCCTCAACGCTGAGCTAGATCGGCTAAAAACGGAGCCAGTTGCGCCCGAAGAGTTAGAGCGGGTGAAGACCCAAGCGCGGGCAGGAATGCTGCAACTGCTGGCATCTGGCCGGGGGATGGCTAGCCTGCTGCCGGAATATGAAGCAAATACTGGAGACTGGCGCAATTTATTTGAAGACCTGAAGGCGTTTGAATCGGTGACGGCAGAAGACGTGCAGCGGGTCGCCCAGTCGCTATTTGTGCCGCAAAAGCTGACAATTGGTAAACTCCTGCCGGAGGAGTAA